A region of Pyxidicoccus parkwaysis DNA encodes the following proteins:
- a CDS encoding ArsA family ATPase, which yields MSTTALASALADKRVLICVGSGGVGKTTAAAALALRAAVDGRKSLVCTIDPAKRLANSLGLTGLGNAETQVPATALEPLGVHARAPLFAMMLDMKQTWDDLITRVAPPDQRERILSNRFYQSLSTALAGSQEYISMEKLWELRRRNSHELIVLDTPPTAHALDFLDAPNRVLDFLDNEAAKWLLAPALKAGKLGLSLFNRSGYVMRALARFTGTEMLQELSNFMLSISSMNEGFRERARGVRQLLEDPSTGFVLVTSPHPERMDEAIHFHTLLKQHRMEVVALVVNRVHPMPPEALWTDAATLTPTRRAKVEETLRELQVLAEQDSAGITQLQTACPGVPIIQVPRFELDVHDITALWRTGRYLLGDESLP from the coding sequence GTGAGCACGACGGCCCTGGCGTCCGCGCTCGCGGACAAGCGCGTCCTCATCTGCGTGGGCTCGGGAGGCGTGGGCAAGACGACGGCGGCGGCCGCGCTGGCCCTGCGCGCCGCGGTGGACGGGCGCAAGAGCCTGGTGTGCACCATCGACCCGGCGAAGCGGCTGGCCAACTCGCTGGGCCTCACCGGGCTGGGCAACGCGGAGACGCAGGTTCCCGCCACCGCGCTGGAGCCGCTCGGCGTCCACGCCCGCGCACCGCTCTTCGCGATGATGCTGGACATGAAGCAGACGTGGGACGACCTGATTACCCGCGTCGCCCCGCCGGACCAGCGCGAGCGCATCCTCTCCAACCGCTTCTACCAGTCGCTCTCCACGGCCCTGGCGGGCAGCCAGGAGTACATCTCCATGGAGAAGCTGTGGGAATTGCGCCGCCGCAACTCCCACGAGCTCATCGTCCTGGACACGCCTCCCACCGCGCACGCGCTGGACTTCCTGGACGCGCCCAACCGCGTGCTGGACTTCCTGGACAACGAGGCGGCGAAGTGGCTCCTCGCGCCCGCGCTGAAGGCGGGCAAGCTGGGCCTGTCGCTGTTCAACCGCAGCGGCTACGTCATGCGCGCGCTGGCCCGGTTCACCGGCACGGAGATGCTGCAGGAGCTGTCCAACTTCATGCTCTCCATCTCCTCCATGAACGAGGGCTTCCGCGAGCGCGCGCGCGGCGTGAGGCAGCTGCTGGAGGACCCGAGCACCGGCTTCGTGCTGGTGACGAGCCCCCACCCCGAGCGCATGGACGAGGCCATCCACTTCCACACGCTGCTCAAGCAGCACCGGATGGAGGTGGTGGCGCTGGTGGTGAACCGCGTACACCCCATGCCGCCCGAGGCGCTGTGGACGGATGCGGCCACGCTGACGCCCACCCGCCGCGCCAAGGTGGAGGAGACGCTGCGCGAGCTCCAGGTGCTCGCCGAGCAGGACTCGGCCGGCATCACCCAGCTCCAGACCGCCTGCCCGGGCGTCCCCATCATCCAGGTGCCCCGCTTCGAGCTGGACGTGCACGACATCACCGCCCTCTGGCGCACCGGTCGCTACCTGCTGGGCGACGAGTCGCTTCCCTGA
- a CDS encoding ArsA family ATPase, whose amino-acid sequence MAGLLDKRLWIVSGKGGVGKSTVAAALALASARAGRKTLVCEVNTQERVSRFLERPAAGPEVTLLEDNLWAVDVRPQEAMREYGLMVLRFETLYKTVFENRLVRYFLRFIPSLQELVLLGKIMYHLQETGPDGRPCFDTIVMDAPATGHAISFLSVPQVLVQTVPPGPMSREAQKMRDLLVDPAVTAAVLVALPEEMPVNEALELHAALRDKVNIRTHAAVLNQAFPERFTEADLEALLGHPELHAVAKAHHDRAAQAVLAGTKLERNLHAPLFTVPRLFTPEFGRDAIEQVMGHLEPLVTGEM is encoded by the coding sequence ATGGCCGGACTTCTCGACAAGCGGCTGTGGATTGTTTCGGGCAAGGGCGGCGTCGGCAAGAGCACCGTCGCCGCGGCCCTGGCCCTCGCCTCGGCGCGTGCGGGGCGCAAGACGCTGGTCTGCGAGGTGAACACGCAGGAGCGCGTCAGCCGCTTCCTCGAGCGCCCTGCCGCCGGCCCCGAAGTGACGTTGCTGGAGGACAACCTCTGGGCGGTGGACGTGCGCCCCCAGGAGGCCATGCGCGAGTACGGCCTCATGGTGCTGCGCTTCGAGACGCTCTACAAAACCGTCTTCGAGAACCGGCTGGTGCGCTACTTCCTGCGCTTCATCCCTTCCCTGCAGGAGCTCGTGCTGCTGGGGAAGATCATGTACCACCTGCAGGAGACGGGGCCGGATGGACGTCCCTGCTTCGACACCATCGTCATGGACGCGCCGGCCACCGGACACGCCATCTCCTTCCTCAGCGTGCCGCAGGTGCTGGTGCAGACGGTGCCCCCGGGCCCCATGTCCCGCGAGGCGCAGAAGATGCGGGACTTGCTCGTGGACCCGGCGGTGACGGCGGCGGTGCTGGTGGCGCTGCCGGAGGAGATGCCGGTGAACGAGGCGCTGGAGCTGCACGCGGCGCTACGTGACAAGGTGAACATCCGCACGCACGCGGCGGTGCTCAACCAGGCCTTCCCGGAGCGCTTCACGGAAGCGGACCTGGAGGCGCTGCTCGGCCATCCGGAGTTGCACGCGGTGGCCAAGGCGCACCATGACCGCGCGGCGCAGGCGGTGCTCGCTGGGACGAAGCTGGAGCGCAACCTGCACGCGCCGCTCTTCACGGTGCCGCGGCTCTTCACGCCCGAATTCGGAAGGGACGCGATTGAACAGGTCATGGGGCACCTCGAACCGCTGGTGACGGGGGAGATGTGA
- a CDS encoding ParA family protein, whose protein sequence is MRRIAFINEKGGTGKTTLAVNTAAWLAREKGLRVLLVDLDTQGHAGKVLGVDVRTLPRNVFHLLTDEAVRFEDVVRRSAVDGLDVLPAYKEMADFPLMVAPDARRAHRLADRLQAAQGAGYDAIVFDAPPSMGLTTRNILVAATEVVVPVALTYLALDGCAELADTVRQVGEAEGRPALRVTKVVPTLYRKTALAEAILERLKTYFPDALAATPLGFDVKVDEAQSHGKTIWEYAPGSRGARMLAAIAAELHGGPAPRKKKGRAPKLA, encoded by the coding sequence ATGAGGCGCATCGCCTTCATCAACGAGAAGGGTGGCACCGGCAAGACGACGCTGGCGGTGAACACCGCCGCGTGGCTCGCGCGGGAGAAGGGCCTGCGCGTGCTGCTGGTGGACCTGGACACGCAGGGCCACGCGGGGAAGGTGCTGGGCGTGGACGTGCGCACGCTGCCGCGCAACGTCTTCCACCTGCTGACGGACGAAGCGGTGCGCTTCGAGGATGTGGTGCGGCGCTCGGCGGTGGACGGCCTGGACGTGCTGCCCGCGTACAAGGAGATGGCGGACTTCCCACTGATGGTGGCCCCGGACGCGCGCCGCGCGCACCGGCTGGCGGACCGGCTCCAGGCGGCGCAAGGGGCGGGCTATGACGCCATCGTCTTCGACGCGCCGCCGTCCATGGGGCTCACCACGCGCAACATCCTCGTGGCTGCCACGGAGGTGGTGGTGCCGGTGGCGCTGACGTACCTGGCGCTGGACGGCTGCGCGGAGCTGGCGGACACGGTGCGGCAGGTGGGCGAGGCCGAAGGCCGGCCCGCGCTGCGCGTCACCAAGGTGGTGCCCACGCTCTACCGGAAGACGGCGCTGGCCGAGGCGATTCTGGAGCGGCTGAAGACCTACTTCCCGGACGCGCTCGCGGCCACGCCGCTGGGCTTCGACGTCAAGGTGGACGAGGCCCAGAGCCACGGGAAGACCATCTGGGAATACGCGCCGGGGAGCCGGGGGGCCCGCATGCTGGCGGCCATCGCGGCCGAGCTCCACGGCGGACCCGCCCCCAGGAAGAAGAAAGGGCGGGCGCCGAAGCTGGCGTGA
- a CDS encoding polyhydroxyalkanoate synthesis regulator DNA-binding domain-containing protein, with translation MSEAEQAGAPSKEPKIIKRYTNRKLYDTVESRYVTLDEIAAMIKEGTEVRIVDNRTKEDLTSVTLAQIIFEEEKKKNQMPLSVLREIIRHPGESISGFIQKEVTPRVASIREEAESRLDKLLRRDEATGKTDAPAAEEPAASAPPGEPAAAGAGLNPADLLKASQRAFEDWQRKIDERVKHVVENLTGNLPALGRDMASLTQRLEELEKKLEQVEQQKKQQP, from the coding sequence ATGAGCGAGGCCGAGCAAGCAGGCGCTCCCAGCAAGGAGCCCAAGATCATCAAGCGGTACACGAACCGGAAGCTCTACGACACCGTCGAGAGCCGGTACGTCACCCTGGATGAGATCGCCGCGATGATCAAGGAAGGTACCGAAGTACGAATTGTCGACAATCGTACGAAGGAAGACCTGACCTCGGTCACGCTCGCGCAGATCATCTTCGAGGAGGAGAAGAAGAAGAACCAGATGCCGCTGTCGGTGCTGCGCGAAATCATCCGCCACCCCGGCGAGTCCATCTCCGGCTTCATCCAGAAGGAAGTCACCCCGCGCGTGGCCTCCATCCGTGAAGAGGCCGAGTCCCGCCTCGACAAGCTGCTGCGCCGCGACGAGGCCACCGGCAAGACGGACGCCCCCGCCGCCGAGGAGCCGGCCGCCAGCGCCCCCCCCGGCGAGCCCGCGGCTGCCGGCGCCGGCCTCAACCCGGCCGACCTGCTCAAGGCCAGCCAGCGCGCATTCGAGGACTGGCAGCGCAAGATTGACGAGCGCGTGAAGCACGTCGTCGAGAACCTCACCGGCAACCTCCCCGCCCTGGGCCGCGACATGGCGTCGCTCACCCAGCGCCTGGAGGAGCTGGAGAAGAAGCTCGAGCAGGTGGAGCAGCAGAAGAAGCAGCAGCCGTAG
- a CDS encoding zinc-ribbon domain-containing protein, whose amino-acid sequence MIVKCERCQTRFKIPDEKVTDKGVKVRCTKCQNTFRVSREAAAGEAGVPPAPSPSGEADPFAPFGVAPDPRHVEITKPGFFAQGVEATRASPARPPSTPWNSVDGDLDTGDGVFHEPTRVGPVPLPPAARPQMTPFDAPGAEGAVPLPAPVGAPVGPPRPMATGLYGSAVPPSETQGAHAPGGAVPLPGAVAAVPLPGVAGPRSAPPAGGGAPAAPGRVPPAGTPGGAAPASVTMFGPQKAGAPAAGALRAGQGGGVPLPPPVPDAVAAPPGMAAPAGGPPPHARRAAPAPSPAAPPSYELGGPDPFADLLGAPGASAPPTSAGAFDLLPSPKAPGGAPPGLSAAPRGPAASAPAGGAFDLLPSPKAPAPVPPGAPGLPASHAADALRRAAAPPTSAPTGAAAMGPMRPAPAAAPASFEGEDPFGSIDIDDATVTDIRPTSPAPPVGEDPFGSIDVEESTVTAVHAPPPQAAPALAPARAPAKAAGPASSAPLPPPPGEDPFASIDLGGPSSAAPAARPAAPVPPAAQSGRAPASSAPADSFDLTADADPFGEHAGMQPTDTGRAALLGTPPPASDGFNDLSAPTDAGTGSLLADIPPVEEAQEFSVTLGKIGVHGAVEVLPDLGSVPAAPAVTVARPTARPEDVGIPQSRPPSRARKVTALIANLVVAAVLVVAFAAVGRVYLREGRVDLSVLSPDSLRTLIVPSARPLVALDVTNALYDTKSGRPLFIVRGEAENRSGAATRIRVRAALFDGSQRVRSAEALAGTLPTPEELYAIGNLDAATALSQRLDAAATAVAPGAKVPFLVVFQEYPADLGGFRLEVTLEPVPAANAEAGGRTE is encoded by the coding sequence ATGATCGTCAAGTGCGAGCGGTGCCAGACGCGGTTCAAGATCCCCGACGAGAAGGTGACCGACAAGGGGGTCAAGGTCCGCTGCACCAAATGTCAGAACACCTTCCGGGTCTCTCGTGAGGCCGCCGCGGGTGAGGCGGGCGTGCCGCCTGCGCCCTCACCGAGCGGCGAGGCGGACCCCTTCGCTCCGTTCGGGGTCGCTCCGGACCCTCGGCACGTGGAGATAACCAAGCCGGGGTTCTTCGCCCAAGGCGTGGAGGCGACCCGGGCCTCGCCTGCCCGGCCGCCGTCTACACCCTGGAACAGTGTGGACGGAGACCTCGACACGGGGGACGGTGTCTTCCACGAGCCGACCCGCGTCGGGCCGGTGCCGCTGCCTCCCGCGGCCCGCCCACAGATGACTCCGTTCGATGCGCCCGGAGCCGAGGGCGCCGTGCCGCTTCCGGCACCCGTGGGGGCTCCGGTGGGGCCGCCTCGTCCCATGGCGACGGGGCTCTATGGCAGCGCCGTGCCTCCCTCGGAGACGCAGGGGGCCCATGCGCCGGGTGGAGCCGTGCCGCTGCCGGGCGCGGTGGCCGCCGTGCCGCTCCCGGGCGTGGCGGGGCCGAGGAGCGCGCCGCCTGCGGGTGGGGGAGCTCCCGCTGCGCCAGGGCGTGTGCCTCCCGCCGGGACTCCGGGGGGCGCGGCGCCCGCTTCGGTGACGATGTTCGGCCCGCAGAAGGCCGGGGCCCCGGCGGCAGGGGCTCTCCGGGCGGGGCAGGGGGGCGGTGTGCCCCTGCCTCCTCCAGTGCCGGACGCCGTGGCCGCGCCTCCAGGGATGGCGGCTCCCGCCGGCGGCCCTCCGCCCCATGCCCGTAGGGCCGCGCCGGCTCCGAGCCCTGCCGCTCCGCCTTCGTATGAATTGGGCGGGCCCGACCCGTTCGCGGACCTGCTCGGGGCTCCGGGGGCTTCAGCGCCTCCCACGTCCGCCGGGGCGTTTGATTTGCTGCCCTCGCCCAAGGCCCCCGGTGGGGCGCCCCCGGGCCTGTCCGCTGCCCCCAGGGGACCGGCGGCTTCCGCGCCAGCGGGCGGCGCGTTCGACCTGCTGCCTTCGCCCAAGGCTCCCGCGCCCGTCCCACCCGGCGCTCCTGGCCTGCCGGCTTCCCACGCGGCGGATGCACTTCGCCGGGCCGCGGCGCCTCCGACCTCCGCGCCCACCGGAGCGGCGGCGATGGGCCCGATGCGGCCCGCGCCGGCGGCCGCGCCCGCTTCCTTCGAGGGAGAGGACCCGTTCGGCTCCATCGACATCGATGACGCCACCGTCACCGACATCCGGCCGACGTCCCCGGCGCCCCCCGTCGGCGAGGACCCGTTCGGCTCCATCGATGTCGAGGAGTCCACCGTCACCGCCGTGCATGCGCCCCCGCCTCAGGCGGCGCCTGCCCTGGCTCCGGCCAGGGCACCCGCGAAGGCCGCCGGGCCCGCTTCCTCGGCACCGCTGCCTCCGCCCCCGGGTGAGGACCCGTTCGCGTCCATCGACCTCGGTGGCCCCAGCTCCGCCGCTCCAGCCGCGCGGCCCGCCGCGCCCGTACCTCCGGCAGCGCAGTCGGGCCGGGCTCCCGCTTCGTCCGCGCCGGCAGACTCCTTCGACCTCACCGCCGACGCGGACCCGTTCGGCGAGCACGCCGGCATGCAGCCCACCGACACCGGCCGCGCCGCGCTGCTCGGGACGCCGCCTCCGGCCTCCGACGGCTTCAACGACCTGTCCGCGCCGACGGATGCCGGCACGGGCTCGCTGTTGGCGGACATTCCCCCGGTGGAGGAGGCCCAGGAGTTCAGCGTCACCCTCGGCAAGATTGGCGTGCACGGCGCCGTCGAGGTGCTGCCCGACCTGGGCTCCGTGCCGGCCGCGCCTGCCGTCACCGTGGCCCGGCCCACCGCCCGGCCCGAGGACGTCGGCATCCCCCAGAGCCGGCCGCCGAGCCGCGCTCGCAAGGTCACCGCGCTCATCGCCAACCTCGTGGTGGCCGCCGTGCTCGTGGTGGCCTTCGCCGCCGTGGGCCGCGTGTACCTGCGCGAGGGCCGCGTGGACCTGTCCGTGCTCTCACCGGACAGCCTGCGCACGCTCATCGTCCCGTCGGCCCGGCCACTCGTGGCCCTGGACGTGACGAACGCCCTCTACGACACGAAGTCCGGCCGCCCGCTCTTCATCGTCCGGGGCGAGGCGGAGAACCGCTCCGGCGCCGCCACCCGCATCCGCGTGCGCGCCGCGCTCTTCGACGGCAGCCAGCGCGTGCGCTCCGCCGAGGCGCTCGCGGGCACGCTGCCCACGCCCGAGGAGCTCTACGCCATCGGCAACTTGGACGCGGCCACAGCGCTCAGCCAGCGCCTGGACGCGGCCGCCACCGCCGTGGCCCCTGGCGCGAAGGTGCCCTTCCTCGTTGTGTTCCAGGAGTACCCGGCGGACCTCGGCGGTTTCCGGCTGGAAGTCACCCTGGAGCCGGTGCCGGCCGCGAATGCGGAGGCCGGCGGCCGCACGGAGTAA
- a CDS encoding twin-arginine translocase TatA/TatE family subunit, whose amino-acid sequence MLGLGLGEIIVLGFILLVVFSAARMGQLGNAVGKFVYSFKKASKGEDLVDGNAKSLGPPRRGSTDAEFTDSNSPRRR is encoded by the coding sequence ATGCTGGGCCTCGGCCTCGGAGAAATCATCGTCCTCGGCTTCATCCTGCTGGTGGTCTTCTCGGCCGCCCGCATGGGTCAGCTCGGCAATGCCGTGGGCAAGTTCGTCTACTCGTTCAAGAAGGCCTCGAAGGGTGAGGACCTCGTGGACGGCAATGCGAAGTCGCTGGGCCCGCCGCGCCGGGGCAGCACCGACGCCGAGTTCACCGACTCGAACTCGCCGCGCCGCCGGTAG
- a CDS encoding glycerophosphodiester phosphodiesterase, which yields MLLLAHRGASADAPENTLDAFAEAARQGADGVELDAMVCGSGEVVVCHDERLERLARLPWEVRATPWWKLQRADVGSPLGFAPARIPLLEEVLEALPAHFLVNIELKCERFDDGGLAKKVAELVHRRGLAERVVCSSFNPVCLFRLAAVAPELRRGFLIDPDKPWAVQAYGVSPLVSSHSVHPFHEACTPERVAAWRKSHLRVAAWTVDDSTRAAALERMGVSYLITNRPGAVRAALRAAA from the coding sequence ATGCTCCTGCTTGCCCACCGCGGCGCCAGCGCCGATGCCCCGGAGAACACCCTCGACGCCTTCGCCGAGGCCGCCCGCCAGGGGGCGGACGGTGTGGAGCTGGACGCCATGGTGTGCGGCTCGGGCGAAGTCGTCGTCTGCCACGACGAGCGCCTGGAGCGGCTCGCGCGCCTGCCCTGGGAGGTGAGGGCCACGCCGTGGTGGAAGCTCCAGCGCGCCGACGTGGGCTCGCCGCTGGGCTTCGCGCCCGCCCGCATTCCGCTGCTGGAGGAGGTGCTGGAGGCGCTGCCCGCGCACTTCCTCGTCAACATCGAGCTGAAGTGCGAGCGCTTCGACGACGGTGGCCTCGCGAAGAAGGTGGCGGAGCTCGTCCACCGGCGCGGGCTGGCCGAGCGCGTCGTCTGCTCCAGCTTCAACCCGGTGTGCCTCTTCCGCCTCGCCGCCGTCGCGCCCGAGCTGCGCCGGGGCTTCCTCATCGACCCGGACAAGCCCTGGGCCGTGCAGGCGTACGGGGTGAGCCCGCTGGTGTCCTCGCACTCCGTCCACCCCTTCCACGAGGCGTGCACCCCGGAGCGCGTGGCCGCGTGGCGCAAGTCCCACCTGCGCGTGGCCGCGTGGACGGTGGATGACTCCACACGCGCCGCCGCGCTGGAGCGGATGGGCGTCAGCTACCTCATCACCAACCGCCCCGGCGCCGTGCGAGCTGCGCTCAGGGCCGCGGCATAG